One genomic region from Salvelinus fontinalis isolate EN_2023a chromosome 18, ASM2944872v1, whole genome shotgun sequence encodes:
- the LOC129815311 gene encoding kelch repeat and BTB domain-containing protein 12-like, with translation MDLRAKHSLGLLDQLRKMRETEKLTDVVLVAEDISFPCHRVVLSAFSPYFRVMFTCGLRECSTREVFLRDTPADSLGLLLNYMYCSELPLNNANVQGVSVAAFLLQMDEVFNRCQSHMRENMDASNCLGVYYYARDLGAEELADHAQRYLRTHFVQVCMSEEILELEAHKLGALLSSDDLNVSREETILDVVLRWVRQDTLGDGVEDGRSRHLAELLRKVRLPLVAPDYLKETMKRNMSLLADAECLEMMEEALEATGMHPAVAPRKLKLRYGMETTDLLLCIGNEGGGIRSRYGNYSERSFCYAPSTGRTYYITSPRYGDVLGVVCAGVVTEGNEIVVAGEAGVRKMARQTNRNVEIFRYRVEAQGTWEHLSSAEYRDSYALGALGDTIYLLGGQMKLKNQYLITNCVERWSLQGGPWRSAAPLPMPLAYHSVVHLKDRLYVLGGRTPQSWRMDDEPDRLSNRLLEYDPETNKWTELGPMKHSKYRCSAVVLNGEIYVMGGIGCEGVDRGQSRRCLDAVEIYNPDGDFWRDGPTMPSPQISLRSNASNAGVVGGKLYVCGYNKGADCHEDIIKDILELDPWENCWTVVARNALMHDAYDVCLVASLNPRELMSPPADLVTQ, from the exons ATGGATCTGAGAGCTAAACATAGTCTGGGTCTTCTGGACCAGCTGAGGAagatgagggagacagagaagctgACAGATGTGGTGTTGGTGGCTGAGGACATCAGCTTCCCCTGCCATCGCGTGGTCCTCTCAGCCTTCAGCCCTTACTTCCGGGTCATGTTCACCTGTGGCCTGCGGGAGTGCAGTACTAGGGAGGTATTTCTACGTGACACCCCAGCCGATAGCCTGGGTCTATTGTTGAACTACATGTACTGTTCTGAGCTCCCACTCAACAACGCCAATGTACAGGGGGTGTCCGTTGCCGCTTTCCTTCTACAGATGGACGAGGTATTCAACCGCTGCCAGAGCCACATGAGGGAGAACATGGACGCTTCCAACTGCCTCGGGGTGTACTACTATGCCCGCGACCTTGGAGCCGAGGAGCTGGCCGACCATGCCCAGAGATACCTACGGACGCACTTCGTTCAGGTGTGTATGAGCGAGGAGATTCTAGAACTAGAGGCCCATAAACTGGGGGCGCTGCTGAGCTCCGACGACCTCAACGTGTCACGGGAGGAGACCATCCTGGATGTGGTGCTGCGCTGGGTCAGACAGGACACTCTAGGAGATGGGGTGGAGGACGGGCGGAGTAGACACCTGGCTGAGCTCTTGAGGAAGGTGCGCCTCCCCCTGGTGGCCCCTGACTACCTGAAGGAGACCATGAAGAGGAATATGTCCCTTCTGGCAGATGCAGAGTGTCTGGAGATGATGGAGGAGGCTCTGGAGGCCACTGGGATGCACCCTGCAGTTGCTCCAAGGAAACTGAAGCTCCGCTATGGGATGGAGACCACAGATTTGCTACTTTGCATCGGCAACGAGGGCGGAGGGATCCGATCGCGGTATGGAAATTATTCAGAACGCAGCTTCTGCTATGCCCCCTCCACGGGCCGGACCTACTATATCACATCCCCGCGCTACGGAGATGTTCTGGGAGTCGTGTGTGCCGGGGTCGTCACCGAGGGCAACGAGATTGTGGTGGCTGGGGAGGCAGGGGTGAGGAAAATGGCCAGGCAAACGAACAGGAATGTGGAGATATTCAG GTACAGGGTGGAGGCCCAAGGGACCTGGGAGCACCTGAGCTCAGCTGAATACCGAGACTCATACGCACTGGGGGCGCTGGGTGATACTATTTATCTGCTGGGAGGCCAGATGAAGCTGAAGAACCAGTACCTCATCACCAACTGTGTGGAACGCTGGTCCCTGCAGGGTGGGCCCTGGCGTAGTGCCGCCCCGCTACCAATGCCACTGGCCTATCATAGCGTGGTCCATCTGAAGGACCGCCTCTACGTGCTCGGGGGTCGAACTCCACAG TCCTGGCGGATGGATGACGAGCCAGACCGCTTGAGCAACCGTCTGTTGGAGTATGACCCTGAGACAAACAAGTGGACAGAGCTGGGTCCCATGAAGCACTCTAAGTACCGCTGTAGTGCTGTGGTGCTCAATGGGGAAATCTACGTGATGG GGGGCATCGGCTGTGAGGGGGTAGATCGTGGGCAGTCCCGTCGTTGCCTTGATGCTGTGGAGATCTACAACCCCGATGGAGACTTCTGGAGAGATGGGCCCACTATGCCCTCTCCGCAGATATCCCTACGCAGCAATGCCTCCAACGCCGGAGTGGTGGGGGGCAAGCTATATGTGTGCGGATACAACAAGGGAGCTG ATTGTCATGAGGACATAATCAAGGACATCCTGGAACTAGACCCATGGGAGAACTGCTGGACCGTGGTGGCCCGCAATGCTCTGATGCATGATGCCTACGACGTCTGCTTGGTGGCAAGCCTCAATCCCCGGGAGCTCATGTCTCCCCCGGCAGACCTAGTAACTCAGTGA
- the LOC129815313 gene encoding transmembrane prolyl 4-hydroxylase-like — translation MVRNHIRSKMIEPQGCDDGDEHETLPLPTLPPMPRERVPLQKSSICSRSYFMVVMVFFHVYIINVIVLLLYVHYNNGPGDVLATPNRDEASGGSNHHKPPESHQQPSYSGFQRDMYLPRLEGIRVGHVQKVSLVPDKVHEMRTLSLKPLLFEIPGFLSEEECRVVVQLAQLKGLMESQVMVPEGQEELTEQLNLSPDEIFNLLDLNQDGQLQLQEILTHSRVRDGIWLTPENLREIYAGLKADPDGNGLLSLEEFRSLGSDAFQRFLQQRGVKSSQLVRNSRHTWLYQGKGAHQVLRDLKKRVTSLTRLPSALVDLSEPLQVVRYEQGGHYHAHHDSGPVYPETACTHTRLAANTSTPFETSCRYITVLFYLNSVEGGGETAFPVADNRTYEEVSLIQNDVDLMDTRKNCDKSNLRVNPTKGTAVLWYNYLSDGQGWVGEQDEYSLHGGCVVTRGTKWVANNWINIDPDYQRQARYQQLVSQQGEEDTEDEGEQSQPSPEQLHTADSHQEL, via the exons ATGGTCCGTAATCATATCAGGTCAAAGATGATTGAACCACAGGGTTGCGACGACGGTGATGAACATGAAACCCTGCCATTACCAACCCTACCCCCTATGCCACGAGAGCGGGTCCCTTTGCAGAAGAGCAGCATATGCTCCCGTTCCTACTTCATGGTGGTGATGGTCTTTTTCCATGTATACATCATCAATGTCATTGTGCTACTCCTATACGTGCACTACAACAACGGCCCAGGAGACGTACTGGCCACTCCGAACAGGGATGAGGCAAGCGGGGGAAGCAATCATCACAAGCCCCCCGAGTCCCATCAGCAACCGTCATATTCTGGCTTTCAGCGGGACATGTACCTTCCACGCCTAGAGGGCATACGG GTGGGCCATGTCCAGAAGGTGTCACTGGTGCCAGACAAAGTGCATGAGATGCGGACTCTGAGCCTGAAGCCCCTACTGTTTG agatCCCAGGGTTCCTGTCTGAGGAGGAGTGTCGTGTGGTGGTGCAGCTGGCCCAGCTGAAGGGCCTGATGGAGAGCCAGGTGATGGTGCCTGAAGGACAGGAGGAGCTGACGGAGCAGCTCAACCTCAGCCCTGATGAGATCTTCAACCTGCTGGACCTCAATCAGGACGGACAGCTACAACTCCAGGAG ATATTGACCCATTCACGAGTGAGGGATGGGATCTGGCTGACACCAGAGAATCTGAGAGAGATCTATGCTGGACTGAAGGCTGACCCTGACGGTAATG GCCTGCTGAGCCTGGAGGAGTTCAGGAGTCTGGGCAGTGATGCGTTCCAGCGGTTCTTGCAGCAGCGTGGGGTGAAGAGCAGCCAGCTGGTCAGGAACAGCAGACACACCTGGCTGTACCAGGGAAAGGGGGCACACCAGGTACTCCGAGACCTcaagaagag gGTGACCAGTCTGACCCGGCTGCCCTCTGCGTTGGTGGATCTGAGTGAGCCACTCCAGGTGGTGCGTTATGAGCAGGGGGGCCACTACCACGCCCACCACGACAGCGGCCCTGTGTACCCTGAGacagcctgcacacacacacgcctcgcTGCCAACACCTCCACACCCTTCGAGACCTCCTGCAG GTACATCACAGTTCTCTTCTACCTAAACTCTGTTGAGGGGGGTGGGGAGACCGCGTTCCCTGTGGCAGACAACAGGACATATGAGGAAGTG TCTCTGATTCAGAACGATGTGGATCTTATGGACACGAGGAAGAACTGTGATAAGAGCAACTTGAGGGTGAACCCTACTAAAGGGACAGCTGTGTTATGGTACAATTACCTCTCTGACGGACAAG GCTGGGTGGGGGAGCAGGATGAGTACTCTCTGCACGGCGGCTGTGTGGTCACCCGTGGGACTAAGTGGGTGGCCAATAACTGGATCAACATCGACCCGGACTATCAGCGCCAGGCTCGCTACCAGCAGCTGGTGTCACAGCAGGGGGAGGAGGACACAGAGGATGAGGGGGAGCAGTCTCAGCCCAGCCCTGAACAACTGCACACTGCTGACTCCCATCAGGAACTGTAG